Proteins co-encoded in one Ruegeria sp. HKCCD4315 genomic window:
- the sufD gene encoding Fe-S cluster assembly protein SufD — translation MALPEVKQSATEARLSALTMPDAGCTRAAREDALARVLEIGLPGRRDEYWKYTQPDTLVAPDAIPAAVFADDEPLVFSEFDRLNIVFVDGVFSAEESDDLSMEGVSIDRLEDICCKDIHWAKDLYGVLEARGQSPVQRPLAALNTAFASDGVAIHVTGKPSKPINLIYRHASPTSDAILHHVVRVESGAEATILETGPAASRFNKCMEIDIADNGTLHHVRAQGRDHERRAATHMFTRLGTESVYKSFTLTVNGVLTRNEQVVELTGDDAVAHVAGACVGDGDFHHDDTVFITHDAVNCESRQVFKKVLRNGATGVFQGKILVKEGAQKTDGYQISQSLLLDDDSQFLAKPELEIYADDVACSHGSTSGAIDETALFYLRSRGVPTKDATNMLTLAFLAEAVDEIEDSALAEAIVSRLEGWLARRS, via the coding sequence ATGGCCTTGCCCGAAGTCAAACAATCCGCAACCGAGGCGCGGCTGTCTGCGCTGACGATGCCCGACGCTGGCTGCACCCGTGCCGCGCGTGAAGACGCTTTGGCACGTGTTCTGGAAATCGGTCTTCCGGGGCGGCGCGATGAATACTGGAAATACACTCAGCCCGACACACTTGTCGCGCCCGACGCGATCCCCGCTGCAGTGTTTGCCGATGATGAGCCTCTGGTGTTCAGTGAATTTGATCGGCTCAACATCGTCTTCGTGGATGGTGTGTTCAGTGCCGAAGAGTCGGACGATCTGTCGATGGAAGGCGTAAGCATCGATCGCCTCGAAGACATTTGCTGCAAAGACATCCATTGGGCCAAAGATCTGTATGGCGTTTTGGAAGCCCGCGGCCAATCTCCGGTTCAGCGTCCGTTGGCTGCTTTGAACACAGCTTTTGCGTCGGATGGTGTTGCCATCCATGTGACAGGCAAACCGTCTAAACCGATCAACCTGATCTATCGCCATGCGTCGCCGACGTCAGACGCGATCCTGCATCACGTGGTTCGTGTGGAAAGCGGGGCCGAGGCCACCATTCTGGAAACCGGTCCAGCAGCTTCGCGCTTTAACAAGTGCATGGAGATCGACATTGCGGACAACGGTACGTTGCACCACGTCCGTGCGCAGGGCAGGGACCATGAACGTCGCGCCGCGACCCATATGTTCACCCGTCTTGGAACGGAATCGGTCTATAAGTCATTCACGCTGACCGTAAACGGCGTCCTGACCCGCAACGAACAAGTCGTTGAACTGACAGGTGATGACGCTGTGGCCCATGTGGCCGGTGCCTGCGTTGGAGATGGCGATTTTCATCACGACGACACGGTCTTCATCACCCATGACGCAGTGAATTGCGAAAGCCGTCAGGTGTTCAAGAAGGTTCTGCGCAACGGAGCAACTGGTGTGTTTCAAGGAAAAATCCTTGTAAAGGAAGGGGCCCAGAAAACTGACGGCTACCAGATCAGCCAATCGCTGCTTCTGGATGACGACAGCCAGTTCCTTGCCAAGCCCGAGCTTGAGATTTACGCCGACGATGTGGCGTGTTCGCATGGCTCGACTTCGGGCGCGATTGACGAAACCGCACTGTTCTATCTGCGCTCGCGCGGGGTTCCGACCAAGGACGCGACCAATATGCTGACACTTGCATTCCTGGCCGAAGCGGTGGACGAAATCGAAGACAGCGCGTTG
- the sufC gene encoding Fe-S cluster assembly ATPase SufC: MLEIKNLHVQLEEEDKQILKGVDLTVEAGKVHAIMGPNGSGKSTLSYVLSGRDGYEVTEGSATLDGEDLLEMEPEERAAAGVFLAFQYPVEIPGVGNMTFLRTAVNAQRKARGEEELSAADFLKEVRAKAKTLKIDADMLKRPVNVGFSGGEKKRNEILQMAMLEPKMCIMDETDSGLDVDAMKLVAEGVNALRDEGRGFLVITHYQRLLDHIKPDVVHIMADGRIVKTGGPDLALEVENNGYADILAEVN, translated from the coding sequence ATGCTGGAAATCAAGAACCTGCACGTTCAGCTTGAAGAAGAAGACAAGCAAATTCTCAAAGGTGTGGACCTGACGGTTGAAGCCGGCAAGGTACATGCGATTATGGGTCCTAACGGGTCGGGAAAATCGACGCTCAGCTATGTTTTGTCTGGTCGTGATGGATATGAAGTCACCGAAGGTTCGGCCACCCTGGACGGCGAAGACCTGTTGGAAATGGAACCGGAAGAGCGTGCCGCAGCAGGTGTATTCCTGGCGTTCCAGTATCCCGTTGAGATCCCCGGCGTTGGCAACATGACTTTCCTGCGGACCGCTGTGAATGCGCAACGCAAGGCACGCGGAGAAGAAGAACTGTCGGCAGCCGACTTCCTGAAAGAAGTACGCGCAAAGGCGAAAACCCTGAAGATCGACGCTGATATGCTGAAGCGCCCGGTCAATGTGGGCTTCTCGGGCGGTGAGAAAAAGCGCAACGAGATCCTGCAGATGGCTATGCTGGAACCCAAGATGTGCATCATGGACGAGACCGACTCGGGCCTTGACGTGGATGCGATGAAACTGGTGGCCGAAGGTGTGAACGCCTTGCGCGATGAAGGCCGTGGTTTCCTGGTGATCACGCACTACCAGCGCTTGCTGGATCACATCAAACCGGATGTCGTGCACATCATGGCCGATGGCCGCATCGTCAAAACCGGTGGCCCGGATCTGGCGCTTGAGGTTGAAAACAACGGTTATGCCGACATTCTTGCCGAGGTGAACTGA
- a CDS encoding FkbM family methyltransferase has product MRPRSKIKRFVDRTVAKVFVSLCGPFVRYCDAGGQFLLFEVSNPRDVIQGRHFWGDVYELGLLQDISRYLPKNAQIADIGANIGNHAVYWGRVCATKIVRVIEVNPDAIAILKRNIKLNSLEDVVDSSRLGVGAGREAASGFDLKPEAGNLGGTQLTPGSGNLRVEAGDTLLEGMSPDLIKIDVEGMELDVLAGLSRTVAATRPIIFVEVDHKNRAFFQKWMSEQNYETLRSFGQDRDNENFLIVPAEKAETFKSN; this is encoded by the coding sequence ATGCGCCCGCGTTCCAAGATCAAACGGTTTGTTGACCGCACGGTTGCCAAAGTATTTGTCAGCCTATGTGGCCCTTTCGTGCGGTATTGCGATGCCGGCGGTCAATTTCTGCTGTTTGAAGTGTCCAATCCACGTGACGTGATCCAAGGACGCCATTTTTGGGGTGACGTGTACGAGCTGGGCCTGCTCCAAGACATATCGCGTTACCTGCCGAAAAACGCGCAAATCGCTGATATTGGAGCAAATATCGGTAACCATGCGGTGTATTGGGGGCGCGTTTGCGCAACCAAGATCGTCCGCGTAATCGAAGTTAACCCAGACGCTATCGCCATCTTGAAACGCAACATCAAGCTTAACAGCCTGGAAGACGTTGTTGACAGCTCGAGACTGGGTGTAGGAGCAGGGCGCGAGGCTGCTTCTGGCTTTGATCTCAAGCCAGAGGCGGGCAATCTAGGCGGCACGCAATTGACACCGGGATCTGGAAATCTGCGGGTAGAGGCCGGGGATACGCTGTTGGAAGGTATGTCACCGGATCTGATCAAGATCGACGTTGAGGGTATGGAACTGGACGTGTTGGCCGGGTTGTCCCGCACGGTGGCCGCAACGCGCCCCATCATATTTGTCGAGGTCGATCACAAAAACCGCGCGTTCTTTCAGAAATGGATGTCAGAGCAAAACTACGAAACTCTTCGGAGCTTTGGGCAAGACCGCGACAATGAAAACTTCCTGATCGTTCCGGCCGAAAAAGCCGAAACGTTCAAATCGAATTGA
- the sufB gene encoding Fe-S cluster assembly protein SufB, producing MAALDQTQVKEGVDQETVDAVREVGTYKYGWDTDIEMEYAPKGVNPDIVRLISDKNDEPEWMTEWRLAAFERWTKMEEPKWAMVNYPEIDFQDQYYYARPKSMEEKPKSLDEVDPKLLATYEKLGIPLKEQMILAGVEGAEDAPAEGRKVAVDAVFDSVSVGTTFQAELKKAGVIFCSISEAIKEHPELVKKYLGTVVPVSDNFYATLNSAVFSDGSFVYIPPGVRCPMELSTYFRINAENTGQFERTLIIADKGSYVSYLEGCTAPQRDTAQLHAAVVEIIVEEDAEVKYSTVQNWFPGDENGKGGIYNFVTKRADCRGDRSKVMWTQVETGSAVTWKYPSCILRGNESQGEFYSIAIANNYQQADTGTKMVHLGKNTKSRIVSKGISAGKAQNTYRGLVSMHPKAKDSRNYTQCDSLLIGDKCGAHTVPYIEVKNNSSRVEHEATTSKVDDDQLFYCRQRGMDEEEAVALVVNGFCKDVLQALPMEFAMEAQQLVAISLEGSVG from the coding sequence ATGGCCGCTTTGGACCAGACCCAGGTGAAAGAGGGTGTCGATCAGGAAACCGTGGATGCGGTACGCGAGGTCGGCACCTATAAGTACGGCTGGGACACGGACATTGAGATGGAGTACGCGCCAAAAGGCGTGAACCCGGATATCGTCCGTCTGATCTCGGATAAGAATGATGAGCCGGAATGGATGACCGAATGGCGTCTGGCCGCATTTGAACGCTGGACCAAGATGGAAGAGCCCAAATGGGCGATGGTCAACTACCCTGAAATCGATTTCCAGGACCAGTATTACTATGCGCGTCCGAAATCGATGGAAGAAAAGCCAAAGTCGCTGGATGAGGTCGATCCCAAGCTGCTTGCTACCTACGAGAAGCTGGGTATCCCACTGAAAGAACAGATGATTCTGGCTGGAGTAGAGGGCGCTGAAGATGCACCAGCCGAAGGCCGTAAAGTTGCTGTGGACGCTGTGTTCGACTCGGTTTCCGTGGGTACAACCTTTCAAGCCGAGTTGAAAAAGGCTGGCGTGATCTTCTGTTCGATTTCAGAAGCGATCAAAGAACACCCTGAACTGGTCAAGAAATACCTTGGCACTGTTGTTCCTGTTTCGGACAACTTCTATGCGACGCTGAACTCAGCCGTCTTCTCGGACGGGTCGTTTGTGTACATCCCGCCGGGTGTTCGTTGCCCAATGGAGCTGAGCACCTATTTCCGCATCAACGCCGAAAACACCGGCCAGTTCGAACGCACGCTGATCATCGCCGACAAGGGCTCGTACGTCTCTTATCTGGAAGGCTGCACCGCACCTCAGCGTGATACGGCCCAGCTGCACGCGGCTGTTGTCGAGATCATCGTCGAAGAAGACGCCGAGGTGAAGTATTCGACCGTTCAGAACTGGTTCCCTGGGGATGAGAACGGCAAGGGCGGCATCTATAACTTTGTGACCAAACGCGCCGATTGCCGAGGTGATCGGTCCAAAGTGATGTGGACGCAGGTAGAAACCGGCTCGGCCGTAACCTGGAAGTACCCGTCCTGCATCCTGCGCGGCAACGAAAGTCAGGGCGAGTTCTACTCGATTGCGATTGCCAACAACTATCAGCAGGCCGATACCGGCACCAAGATGGTTCATCTGGGCAAAAACACCAAATCCCGCATCGTGTCCAAAGGCATCAGCGCAGGTAAGGCGCAGAACACTTATCGTGGTCTGGTTTCGATGCATCCGAAAGCCAAAGACAGCCGGAACTATACGCAGTGTGACTCTCTGTTGATCGGAGACAAATGCGGGGCACATACGGTTCCGTATATCGAGGTCAAGAACAATTCGTCCCGTGTTGAGCACGAGGCGACGACATCTAAAGTGGATGACGATCAACTGTTCTACTGCCGTCAGCGCGGCATGGACGAGGAAGAGGCCGTGGCGCTGGTTGTGAACGGGTTCTGCAAGGACGTACTGCAAGCGCTGCCGATGGAATTTGCCATGGAAGCGCAACAACTGGTGGCAATCTCGCTTGAGGGGAGCGTCGGCTAA
- a CDS encoding cysteine desulfurase family protein translates to MNRVYLDHNATTPLRPEAREAMIAAMEVCGNPSSVHAEGRAAKALVERARAQVAAAFGADGADIVFTSGSTEGASLTLAGRHLHGAAVEHDAVRAWIKEDLCVSEAGEVLVTEPEASTLQLANSETGIVQSLPPGLAVTDATQAFGKLPIAFNWMYAQMALVSAHKLGGPKGVGAVVMKRGTDLPAQIKGGGQEMGRRSGTENVIGIVGFGAAAEAAARDLASGVWEQVEEFRNILENALEAAVKSPIFVGKGRQRLPNTLCFAAPGWKGETQVMQMDLSGFAVSAGSACSSGKVRASAVLTAMGYDEVTASSAIRVSLGPRTTKEDVLRFAETWLEKEKKHRARAA, encoded by the coding sequence ATGAATCGTGTTTATCTGGATCATAACGCAACCACACCTCTGCGCCCTGAGGCACGAGAGGCGATGATTGCCGCGATGGAAGTCTGCGGAAATCCGTCTTCTGTCCATGCCGAGGGCCGTGCCGCAAAGGCACTTGTCGAACGAGCACGGGCACAGGTTGCAGCCGCCTTTGGTGCGGATGGCGCGGACATCGTTTTCACCTCTGGCTCCACCGAAGGCGCATCTCTTACTTTGGCTGGGCGTCACCTGCATGGTGCCGCAGTCGAACATGATGCCGTAAGGGCTTGGATCAAAGAAGACCTCTGCGTTTCTGAAGCTGGCGAGGTATTGGTAACAGAACCCGAAGCCTCGACCCTTCAACTGGCAAATTCCGAGACCGGAATCGTTCAGTCCTTGCCGCCCGGATTGGCCGTGACAGATGCCACACAGGCCTTTGGGAAGCTTCCGATTGCGTTCAACTGGATGTATGCCCAGATGGCCCTGGTGTCGGCGCATAAACTGGGCGGCCCCAAGGGTGTTGGCGCGGTTGTTATGAAACGCGGAACTGATCTGCCAGCTCAGATCAAGGGCGGTGGTCAGGAAATGGGTCGTCGATCTGGAACGGAAAATGTCATTGGAATCGTGGGTTTCGGTGCCGCAGCTGAGGCGGCAGCACGGGACCTGGCCAGTGGTGTTTGGGAGCAGGTTGAAGAATTTAGAAATATTCTAGAAAACGCTCTTGAGGCTGCTGTAAAATCACCTATTTTTGTCGGGAAAGGGCGGCAACGCCTGCCCAACACCCTGTGTTTTGCCGCCCCCGGTTGGAAAGGTGAGACCCAGGTCATGCAGATGGATCTGTCGGGTTTTGCGGTCAGTGCGGGCTCTGCCTGTTCCAGCGGCAAGGTTCGTGCCAGCGCGGTGCTCACCGCAATGGGATACGACGAGGTGACAGCCAGCAGCGCAATTCGCGTTTCGCTGGGCCCTCGGACAACGAAAGAAGATGTGCTGCGTTTCGCCGAAACGTGGCTTGAGAAAGAGAAAAAGCATCGCGCGCGGGCTGCGTGA